Genomic DNA from Desulfurivibrio alkaliphilus AHT 2:
GGCACCTTGGGCCTCAAACCGGAACTGCTGGCCAAGGTGCTGGCCGATCCCGGCGGTATTGTCTACGACGATCTGTACCCCCGCCCCGAAGAGCTGGCCATCATCCAGGATTACATGCGCCGGGAGATGGGAATCGGCCGCCCGGTCGACCTGGAGAACTTTGTTGACCACCGCTTTGCCGACGAGGCCTGCCCGGAGGCCGCCGGCCGGAGTCATCAGCCGCCGACCTTCACCGGGGCCGTCGCCGAACAGGCAACCCCGAACCATCCGCAAACCCCGGCCCCGGCGGCTGCCGGTGAAAACAAGCCGGAGCCGGAGTTGCAACCGGAGCCGGAACCGGCCGCCCTACCAGCCGAAGGCGCCCAGCCTGCCCAATCTAGCGGACCCAAGAAAGCGACCGCGAAAAAGGCCGAAAAAGAGTCCTCCCGCCCCCTCGACGACGAGGATGAGTGGGATGAAGACGACGAGGATACCCAGAAGGACAAGTATCTTACCTTTCATCTCCACGGCGAGGATTACGGCCTGGAGATCCGCTTTGTCACCGAAATCATCGGTATCCAGAAAATCACCAAGGTGCCGGATATGCCCCACTTCCTGATGGGGATCATCAACCTGCGGGGCAAGGTGATCCCGGTGATGGACGTAAGGCTCCGTTTCAAGCTGCCGGAAAGGGAATACGACGAGCGCACCTGCATCATCGTGGTCGATATTGAGGGTACCGCCATCGGCCTGGTGGTGGATCAGGTCCAGGAAGTGGTGGATATCCCCGAAGATCAGGTGGAGCCGCCCCCCGAGTCCCGCCGGGGCAAAAGCAGCCCATTTTTGCAGGGCATGGGCAAGATCGGCAAGGAGGTCAAGATTTTGCTCAACGTGGAAAAACTGCTTTACGACGAGCAGTTGGAGAGCATCAAGGAAGTAGCCGGTGAGCGGGAATAAGCAGGCCAAAACAGCCAGGGAGTAACGTTATGAGTAAGCCCAGCAAATTCAATCTTAGTCTGAAGCAGAAAATGATGCTGCCCCTGCTGGTGGCGGTGCTGATTTCGGCCCTGCTGGCCATGCCTTTGGTGCAGCGGGAACTGGGCCGGTTGAGCAGTGGTTTCATTGCCAATGTGGTCAGCGATAAGCAGGAGGAAATCGACCGGGCCATCGACCGGGCCGCCGCCGATGCCCTGGAAAAGGCGGCGGTCTTTACCCGGCTGCCGGAGGTACTGGAGGCCTACGAACTGGCCCACCAGGGCGACATCAACGCCGAGGACGACCCTCATGCCCAACAGGCCCGCGAATTGCTGCGGCGGGAGTTGGGCGAGGCGGTGGCGGGATATGACGCCATTGTCGGGGAGCCCATGCAGTTGCATTTTCATCTGCCCAGCGGTCGCAGCCTGGTCCGTTTGTGGCGGGAGCGCCAGGTCCAGCGCAACGGTACCTGGGTGGATATTTCCGATGATATCTCAACTTTTCGCCCCACGGTGATGGAGGTCAACCGGAGCGGTCGGCCGGTGCAGGGTATCGAGGTGGGCCAGGGCGGTTTTGTGATCCGTGGGGTGGCCCCCATCCGCTCCCCCGGTGGCCGGCAGCTTGGTTCGGTGGAGATGCTGGCCGACTTCGACCAGCTTTTTCAGGCCGCGGTGGGCGCCGGTCAGCAACTGCTGCTCTATATGAATGCCGATCTGCTCAGTGTGGCCGGCCGGTTGCGGGATGCGCAACAATATCCCCTGGTGGACAACCGTTACGTGCTGGTCTCCGGCAGTGATGACGGTCGGGTCGAGCAACTGATCGACCTGGAGCTGCTGCAAACCGGGGCCCGGGGCATGGTGATGCGCCAGGCCGATGCCCGGATGCTGGCGGCCTTCCCGGTTAATGATTACCAGGGCAACCAGATCGGGATCATGGTCCTGGCCCAGGACACCAGCGCGGTGGCCGCCGGTATTCGCAATGTGCTGGTAATTCTGGGGCTGGTGGCCGGCCTGATCATGCTGCTGATCGTGGCCATCAATTTTCTCACGGCCCGGGCCATCACCAATCCGATCCAGCAAACCGTCACCATGATCCGGGAGATGGCCAAGGGGCGGCTGGACAGTCGCCTACACATGACCCGCACCGATGAGATCGGGGTGATGGCCAAGACCATGGATGAATTTGCCGACACCCTGCAAAACCAGGTGGTGGCCGGTTTGCAGAAACTGGCCCAGGGCGATTTGACCTTCGAGGCCCAGGCCCATGACGAGCAGGATGTAATCGGCAACGCCCTGGTCAAGACCAACGCCGATCTCAACCGCACCGTGGGCGAAATCCTGAGCGCCACCGAGCAGATCGCCGCCGGCGCCAACCAGGTTTCCAGCGCCAGCCAGTCGTTGTCCCAGGGGGCCACCGAATCGGCCGCTTCGCTGGAGGAGATCACCAGCTCGATGACCGAGATGGCCTCCCAGACCAAGCTCAACGCCGAAAACTCCACCCAGGCCAACCAGTTGGCCGGTGAGGCCCGCCAGGCCGCCGAGAGCGGCAACGAGCAGATGGAAAAGATGATGGCGGCCATGACCGAGATCAACGAGGCCGGGCAGAATATCTCCAAGATCATCAAGGTAATCGACGAGATCGCCTTCCAGACCAACCTGCTGGCCCTGAACGCGGCGGTGGAAGCGGCGCGGGCCGGCCGCCACGGCAAGGGTTTTGCGGTGGTGGCGGAAGAGGTGCGTAACCTGGCGGCCCGCAGCGCCAAGGCGGCCAAGGAGACGGCGGAACTGATCGAAGGTTCGGTGGCCAAGACCGAAAACGGCACCGAGATCGCCACCCAGACCTCCGAGTCGCTCAAAAAGATCGTCAGGGTCATCACCAAGGCCACCGACCTGGTGGGCGAGATCGCGGCGGCCAGCAACGAGCAGGCCCAGGGGATATCCCAGGTCAACGAGGGTTTGAGCCAGATCGACCAGGTAACCCAGACCAACACCGCCAACGCCGAAGAGGGCGCGGCGGCGGCCGAGGAACTCTCCAGCCAGGCCAACCACCTGCGGGGTCTGATGGGTGTTTTCACCATCAAGGGGGGGCAGCCTTCCCGCCGCCGGCAGGCCTTGCCGGAGGCTCCCGAATACCGGCCCGAACCCGGCGATCAGGGAAGTTTCAAAGGCTGGGACAGCGTGGAGCCGAAAGCCGGGCGGGGTAAGAAAGCCAGCGAGGTGATCGCCCTGGATGACCATGAGTTTGGTCGCTACTAAATGAACCAAGTGCTGACCATCAGCGACCGGGAGTTCAGCCTGATCCGCAACCTGGTTTACGAGCGCTTCGGGATCAACCTCACCGAGCAGAAGCGCTCTCTGGTGGTGGGCCGCCTGCAGAAACTGTTGCGGACGGAAGGTTACCAGACCTTCCAGGAGTACCATGAGGCCCTGGTGGCCGATACCAGCGGTGCGGCTTTGGACAAGCTGATCAACCGGATATCCACCAACTACACCTACTTCAACCGGGAACAGGCCCATTTCGACTTTTTCCACCAGGAGGTGCTGCCGGCCCTGATCAACAGACAACGCGCCAACCGGGAGCAGGATTTGCGGATCTGGAGCGCCGGCTGCTCCTCCGGTGAAGAGCCTTATTATCTAAACATCCTGATGATGGAGCAGTTGGGCGGAGAGTATGCGGCCTGGCGGGCCGGGGTGCTGGCCACCGATATCTCCGACCAGGCCTTGTGCAAGGCCCGGCGGGGGCTCTACGAGGATGACCAGGTGTCCCGGCTGCCGCTGCTGCTGCGCAACAAGTACTTTGACCGGCAGCCCAACGGCAGTTGGCAGGCCAGGGAAAACCTGCGCCGGGAGGTGACCTTCCGCCGCTTTAACTTGATGAACCGGCAGTTCTGCTTCAAAAAGGGGTTTCAGGTGATCTTCTGCCGCAATGTGATGATCTACTTCGATACCGCCACCCGGCAGGCCCTGGTGCGGCGTTTTCACCACTGCCTGGAACCCGGCGGTTACCTCTTTATCGGCCACTCGGAAACCCTGGGCCGGGAGCAGAGCGATTTTCAATACCTGATGCCCGCCGTTTACCGGCGCCGGTGAGTGGGAGAAAAAGTAAGTGATGCAACCCAAACGTAAAATCCGGGTGCTGGTGGTGGATGACTCCTCCCTGGTCCGCACCATTCTCAGCCAGGGCCTGGCCCTGGATCCGGCCCTGGAGGTGGTGGGCAGCGCCCCCGACCCCTACGTGGCCCGGGACAAGATCGTTGAGCTCAAACCCGACGTGCTGACCCTGGATGTGGAAATGCCCCGGATGGACGGGGTGGAGTTTCTGCGGCGGCTGATGCCCCAGTACCCCTTGCCGGTGGTGATGGTCAGCGCCCTGACCAAGCGGGGCCAGCAGATCACCCTGGACGCCCTGGAGGCCGGGGCGGTGGATTTCGTCACCAAGCCCAGCACCGACGTGGCCCGTGGCTTGAACGCCATGATGCTGGAGTTGCGGACCAAGATTAAAATCGCCGCCTCGGCCAACGTCAGCCACCATAAGGAAAAACGGGCGGCCCTGTTTGCCGGCAAGGTCATCAGTGCCCCCCAAGCCCTGGCCGAATCCACCGACAAGATCATCGCCATCGGTGCTTCCACCGGTGGCACCGAGGCGATCAAGGCGGTGATCAGCCGCTACCCGGCCAATACCCCGGGGGTGGTGGTGGTGCAACACATGCCCGCCGGCTTTACCAGGATGTTTGCCGAAAGGCTCAACGAGATCTGCCCCATGCAGGTCAAGGAGGCGGCCAGCGGTGACCGGGTAATGCCGGGGCGGGTGCTGATCGCGCCGGGGGAGCAGCATATGCGGGTGCTCCGTTCAGGCGGCATTTACCAGGTGGAATGCCGCCCCGGTGAAAAGGTTTCCGGCCATTGCCCCTCGGTGGACGTGCTGATGCACTCGGTGGCCGAGCAGGTCGGGCGCAACGCGGTGGGGGTGATGCTCACCGGCATGGGCCGGGACGGGGCGGCGGGAATGCTGGCCATGCGCCAGGCCGGTGCCCGCAATATCGCCCAGGACGAAAAGACCTCGGTGGTCTTCGGCATGCCCAAGGAAGCTTTGGCCAACGGTGGGGCCGAAAGGCTGGTGCCCTTGGACCAGATCGCCGAAGTTTCACTGTCGCTGTTGACTTAAAAGCGGTTGAGAAGAGGAGAAAGAAAAAAATGGCAAGTCAAATCAGTGCCGATCAGCTGGAAATAATTCGGGAATTCATCCAGGAGTGCACCGATCTGCTGGATCATCTGGAGCCGGTGATCGTCGGCTTCGGGGAGTTCACCCGGGACGGCGACTTCACCCCCGGAGAGGAAAATATGGCCATCCTGCACGAGGTTTTCCGGCTCTTTCATTCCATCAAGGGCAGTGCCGGTTTTTTGAATTTCAGCCACATGTCCACCACCGCCCATGCCGCTGAGAACCTGCTGGACAAAATCCGCAAGGGTGAAATGGCCATGAACGCCGGGCATGTGGACCTGCTCTGCGCCACCTGCGATTTCATGCGGGGCTGCCTGGACGAAGTGGCGACCGGCTACAGCGACGAGGGCATGGCCGCCAAGGCCGCCGAGTTGACCGGCAGCCTGAAACATTCCCTGGCGGCCGACAGCCCGGCGACCGCGCCGGCGGCCCCGGCTTCGAGTCCGGGTGCCGCGCCCAGGTCGGCCGGCGGGGCGGAAGCGGCGGCGGAGCTGGAAATCGAGGTAACCCCGGAGATGATTACCGCCTTCGTCCAGGAGGCCGGGGAGCAACTCCAGGCCCTGGAAGAGGGTTTTCTGGCCTGGAGCGACAAGGGCGAAGAGGCCACCGATATCGGTGAACTCTACCGCAAGATGCACAGCTTCAAGGGCAACTGCGGCTTTGTCGGGCTGGCCGATCTGGAAA
This window encodes:
- a CDS encoding protein-glutamate methylesterase/protein-glutamine glutaminase — translated: MQPKRKIRVLVVDDSSLVRTILSQGLALDPALEVVGSAPDPYVARDKIVELKPDVLTLDVEMPRMDGVEFLRRLMPQYPLPVVMVSALTKRGQQITLDALEAGAVDFVTKPSTDVARGLNAMMLELRTKIKIAASANVSHHKEKRAALFAGKVISAPQALAESTDKIIAIGASTGGTEAIKAVISRYPANTPGVVVVQHMPAGFTRMFAERLNEICPMQVKEAASGDRVMPGRVLIAPGEQHMRVLRSGGIYQVECRPGEKVSGHCPSVDVLMHSVAEQVGRNAVGVMLTGMGRDGAAGMLAMRQAGARNIAQDEKTSVVFGMPKEALANGGAERLVPLDQIAEVSLSLLT
- a CDS encoding CheR family methyltransferase, with amino-acid sequence MNQVLTISDREFSLIRNLVYERFGINLTEQKRSLVVGRLQKLLRTEGYQTFQEYHEALVADTSGAALDKLINRISTNYTYFNREQAHFDFFHQEVLPALINRQRANREQDLRIWSAGCSSGEEPYYLNILMMEQLGGEYAAWRAGVLATDISDQALCKARRGLYEDDQVSRLPLLLRNKYFDRQPNGSWQARENLRREVTFRRFNLMNRQFCFKKGFQVIFCRNVMIYFDTATRQALVRRFHHCLEPGGYLFIGHSETLGREQSDFQYLMPAVYRRR
- a CDS encoding methyl-accepting chemotaxis protein, which translates into the protein MSKPSKFNLSLKQKMMLPLLVAVLISALLAMPLVQRELGRLSSGFIANVVSDKQEEIDRAIDRAAADALEKAAVFTRLPEVLEAYELAHQGDINAEDDPHAQQARELLRRELGEAVAGYDAIVGEPMQLHFHLPSGRSLVRLWRERQVQRNGTWVDISDDISTFRPTVMEVNRSGRPVQGIEVGQGGFVIRGVAPIRSPGGRQLGSVEMLADFDQLFQAAVGAGQQLLLYMNADLLSVAGRLRDAQQYPLVDNRYVLVSGSDDGRVEQLIDLELLQTGARGMVMRQADARMLAAFPVNDYQGNQIGIMVLAQDTSAVAAGIRNVLVILGLVAGLIMLLIVAINFLTARAITNPIQQTVTMIREMAKGRLDSRLHMTRTDEIGVMAKTMDEFADTLQNQVVAGLQKLAQGDLTFEAQAHDEQDVIGNALVKTNADLNRTVGEILSATEQIAAGANQVSSASQSLSQGATESAASLEEITSSMTEMASQTKLNAENSTQANQLAGEARQAAESGNEQMEKMMAAMTEINEAGQNISKIIKVIDEIAFQTNLLALNAAVEAARAGRHGKGFAVVAEEVRNLAARSAKAAKETAELIEGSVAKTENGTEIATQTSESLKKIVRVITKATDLVGEIAAASNEQAQGISQVNEGLSQIDQVTQTNTANAEEGAAAAEELSSQANHLRGLMGVFTIKGGQPSRRRQALPEAPEYRPEPGDQGSFKGWDSVEPKAGRGKKASEVIALDDHEFGRY